Proteins encoded in a region of the Bactrocera tryoni isolate S06 chromosome 4, CSIRO_BtryS06_freeze2, whole genome shotgun sequence genome:
- the LOC120775618 gene encoding probable cytochrome P450 6v1 produces the protein MVDSTSVLLVFVTVLTAVFVWSRRTYVYWQRRRVKFVQPVHLLGNLKDVLWLHTSFPLLLRDYYFDAQFKDEPVVGIYLFHQPALLIRDLNLVRTILVEDFVSFSMRFSKCDKHVDKLAANSLFFVRNPEWREIRTRLSPAFTSGKIKQMFALMEEVGCDLEAYLQRLTANGNQRRNAVVNVKEICDLYNTDLIASIAFGLRSYSLRNKQTELGSNCSEVYTLTFTRVIDLCVIFFLPKFVSLLRRHLLPPAHADFLRRTVLQVIEERERNGILRNDLVEMLLTLKMEAALNQDRTHFTHQQDYLVAQAAMFELTGIESCAMTMTFALYELAKQPLLQARLRAEIRQTLGDAQAHAITYDKVQGMRYLTMVVDETLRKYPNVPILERECTPINKKRFVALRPYADCFVRRGMPVYISNLAIHHDPQYWPEPARFDPERFSPENRTLHMPMSYLPFGAGPHNCIGMAIAQMQIKLGLIHFLHTHRVEFCEKTVDNIEFDRKFLLLSNKSDIYLSVERCL, from the exons ATGGTGGACTCCACTAGCGTGCTGCTCGTGTTCGTCACCGTGCTGACAGCTGTGTTCGTTTGGTCGCGACGTACATATGTCTACTGGCAGCGGCGCCGTGTCAAGTTCGTGCAGCCCGTACATCTGCTGGGCAACCTGAAAGACGTGCTGTGGCTGCACACTTCATTTCCGTTGCTGCTGCGCGACTACTACTTCGACGCACAATTCAAAGACGAGCCGGTGGTGGGCATTTATTTGTTCCACCAGCCGGCGCTGCTGATACGCGATCTCAATTTGGTGCGCACCATTTTGGTGGAGGACTTTGTCAGCTTCTCGATGCGCTTCTCCAAGTGCGACAAGCATGTGGACAAGCTGGCGGCGAACAGTTTGTTCTTCGTGCGCAATCCCGAATGGCGTGAGATACGGACGCGGCTTTCGCCGGCATTCACCAGCGGTAAGATCAAGCAGATGTTTGCACTCATGGAGGAG GTGGGATGTGATCTCGAGGCCTATTTGCAGCGTCTCACGGCCAACGGCAATCAGCGCCGCAACGCTGTGGTGAATGTCAAGGAGATTTGCGATCTCTACAACACGGATCTGATCGCCAGCATAGCGTTCGGCCTGCGCTCATACAGCTTGCGCAACAAACAGACGGAGCTGGGCAGCAATTGTAGCGAAGTGTACACACTCACCTTTACGCGCGTCATTGATTTGTGTGTCATCTTCTTCCTGCCCAAATTCGTATCGCTTTTGCGGCGCCATCTCTTGCCACCGGCACATGCGGACTTTTTGCGTCGCACCGTGTTGCAGGTGATTGAGGAGCGCGAACGCAATGGCATACTACGTAATGATCTCGTGGAAATGCTGCTGACGCTGAAGATGGAGGCGGCGCTCAATCAGGATCGCACGCATTTCACGCACCAACAAGACTATTTGGTCGCGCAGGCGGCCATGTTCGAGCTGACGGGCATCGAAAGCTGTGCCATGACCATGACATTTGCGCTGTACGAGCTGGCCAAGCAGCCGCTACTGCAAGCGCGTTTGCGCGCCGAAATACGACAGACGCTGGGTGATGCGCAAGCGCATGCCATTACTTATGACAAGGTGCAGGGTATGCGTTACCTGACGATGGTGGTGGATGAGACGCTGCGCAAGTATCCGAATGTGCCGATTTTGGAGCGCGAATGCACGCCCATCAATAAGAAGCGTTTCGTCGCGCTGCGCCCATACGCGGACTGCTTTGTGCGCCGCGGCATGCCCGTCTACATATCGAATTTAGCGATACACCATGACCCACAG TATTGGCCCGAGCCGGCGCGCTTCGATCCCGAACGCTTCTCGCCGGAGAACCGCACACTACATATGCCTATGTCGTATCTGCCCTTCGGCGCCGGTCCGCACAACTGCATCGGCATGGCCATAGCGCAGATGCAGATCAAACTTGGCCTCATACATTTTCTGCACACTCATCGTGTGGAGTTTTGCGAAAAGACTGTCGACAACATCGAATTCGATCGGAAGTTTCTGTTGTTGTCGAATAAAAGCGACATCTATCTGAGCGTCGAGCGCTGCTTGTGA